In the genome of Tropicibacter oceani, one region contains:
- a CDS encoding Hint domain-containing protein, translating into MATINGGDGNDSLAGSPEADSIYSGAGNDTILAQAGKDTIAAGTGDDAVYGGDDGDSFIISNAFGNDTIVGGEGGIGDDTIDMRAVTTGATVTYDGVESGSIVSGSDTITFSEVEQLWLSSSTDSLDGTASTANLAVRGMDGNDTLVGGSGNDWLDGGQDNDVIYGGEGKDNLGGDYGNDTVHGGFGNDTVQGSFGNDSLSGDDGNDYVYGGFGDDTVLAGDGDDTLGGGRNNDLVDGGSGSDSIFYETSLGTDTILGGEGGSDEDTLAAVSYMSNAVTVTYSGNEAGTLVEGVNTITFSGIEHQYLTLGDDSVDATLDGSSSGFRGGAGADTIRAGSGNDTIDGGTGNDSLDGGSGSDRFLVSDGFGTDTIIGGEGGTDLDTIDLGGLTGAVTATISATESGSISLGANTISFSQIEALTLTGYGDALTVVNSPATGMVINSGAGNDSISVRRSGNVVDGGSGDDSLFAADGQNTLIGGDGNDTLTFGFNGRGMMDGGAGNDLLSGYAGNDHILGGAGDDTIATGGGGSDTLFGGAGADVFKVHYVNGTPGDSLGDATIDGGEEDAAVDTVDFSAHKQGVTVTYIGAEEALFTDGVDAGQFTGIERVVLTDFADSVTGGVGDDSIEAGAGNDTLDGGSGNDTIVGGDGNDRLYGGAGNDRLEGGAGGDWFYTDAGADTMLGGTGRDLYYAEDGFDGDVINFGGHEIVVDNGDYSEYLSFYDVTTSVDIFFTSATGGTGTSGAGDSLSFSNVDGFEGAWSVGGTFDAQLAGFGVTFFDYGGVTSVVGSGYGDLLVAYGADPLGITDRHYDGGAGNDTIDTGDGNDTILGGDGNDNIFARDGNDSIDGGSGNDTIFGGLGGDTIAGGDGDDYIDGGDGDDFLTTGLGQDTLIGGAGNDTLMNSAGDDSLVGGAGDDSIVATLGNDTLEGGDGNDTLDGGADNDSLSGGAGDDVLEGGSGDDYMDGGDDQDRFILRDGFGTDTIIGGEGGVDFDTIDLSALTVAVTVTYTGSEAGTISDGTNTITFSEIEHLNLTDGSDTVDAVTNWADAIHVDGRGGDDSIEGGVSLVAGDTLIGGAGNDTLRGWDGDDTLIGGDGNDVLTGDQGSDSLEGGAGNDQLSSYGGAATLSGGDGSDLFSIFDSSVAFGGTPGIDGVVIDGGEGGSDQDLVSLASFATGATVTFTADEDGTIAAGGETASFSNIEAFYGSNSDDLFDATATYSGLIGDTPGVIIYALSGNDTVMGGRGGDTLDGGDGADSIDGGYGDDTLSGGSGADTISGGLGNDTIDGGAGDDVFTYAAGDGADTITDFNSGNSGALNDGDTTNNDFIDLSAFYDDIFELRADFADDGILNQSNATDPGGDAVDYSNNAQFAPGDGLTFQGANQSSFATDNTGVVCFAAGTLILTPSGKVPIERLRPGDLVVTMDNGPKPLVWIGKRRLDALELNRMPHLKPVEIKPGAFGDHGALVVSPQHGLLLRLEKEQVMVRAKHLAELQSGAVRIKKGCRSVTYYHLLFEQHEVIFSNGLPSESFFPGTEAIKTLDSGSYVELITLFPSLSSEHGKDGVLRNYAQTARGFLRRKDIPAEISALRPL; encoded by the coding sequence ATGGCGACTATCAACGGAGGCGACGGCAACGACAGTTTGGCGGGGTCTCCAGAAGCGGACTCCATATACTCCGGTGCCGGAAATGACACGATCCTTGCACAGGCGGGCAAGGATACCATCGCCGCAGGAACTGGCGACGATGCCGTCTACGGTGGCGATGATGGCGATAGCTTTATCATTTCGAACGCCTTTGGCAACGACACCATTGTTGGCGGCGAAGGTGGCATCGGTGACGACACCATCGACATGCGCGCGGTCACCACCGGGGCCACCGTCACCTATGACGGCGTCGAGTCCGGAAGCATCGTTTCTGGCAGCGACACCATCACCTTTTCCGAAGTCGAGCAGCTTTGGCTGAGCAGCAGCACTGACTCGCTGGATGGAACGGCCAGCACCGCAAACCTTGCCGTGCGCGGCATGGATGGCAACGACACGCTGGTAGGGGGCAGCGGCAACGACTGGCTGGACGGCGGCCAGGACAACGACGTGATCTACGGCGGCGAGGGCAAAGACAACCTCGGCGGTGACTATGGCAACGACACGGTGCATGGCGGGTTCGGCAATGACACCGTGCAGGGCAGTTTTGGCAATGACAGCCTGTCAGGGGACGACGGCAACGATTACGTCTATGGCGGCTTTGGCGACGACACCGTTTTGGCGGGCGATGGTGACGACACGCTGGGAGGCGGTCGAAACAACGACCTGGTAGACGGCGGAAGTGGTTCGGATTCAATCTTTTACGAAACGAGCCTGGGCACCGACACCATCCTTGGCGGTGAAGGCGGCAGTGACGAGGATACGCTGGCCGCGGTGTCCTACATGTCCAATGCGGTCACCGTCACCTATTCCGGGAACGAAGCCGGGACATTGGTGGAGGGCGTCAACACCATCACCTTCTCGGGCATCGAACATCAGTACCTGACGCTCGGCGATGACAGCGTCGATGCCACGCTGGACGGCTCCTCCTCCGGGTTTCGCGGCGGGGCCGGGGCGGACACGATCCGCGCCGGTTCCGGCAATGACACCATCGACGGAGGCACCGGCAATGACAGTCTGGATGGCGGGTCCGGGTCGGACAGGTTCCTGGTGTCCGACGGGTTCGGCACGGATACCATCATCGGCGGCGAAGGCGGAACGGATCTCGATACCATCGACCTTGGCGGGCTGACGGGTGCGGTTACGGCGACCATCAGCGCGACCGAGAGCGGGAGCATCAGCCTTGGGGCCAATACGATCAGCTTTTCCCAGATCGAAGCGCTGACCCTCACCGGATATGGCGATGCCCTGACGGTGGTCAATTCCCCTGCAACAGGCATGGTCATCAACAGCGGCGCAGGGAACGATTCGATCTCGGTGCGCAGGTCCGGAAACGTGGTCGACGGTGGGTCTGGAGACGACAGTCTTTTTGCGGCGGATGGTCAAAATACGCTGATCGGCGGGGATGGGAACGACACGCTGACCTTCGGCTTCAACGGCCGTGGCATGATGGACGGCGGTGCCGGAAACGACCTTTTGTCGGGGTATGCCGGCAATGATCATATCCTGGGCGGCGCAGGCGACGACACGATCGCCACGGGTGGCGGGGGCAGCGACACATTGTTCGGCGGCGCCGGCGCAGACGTGTTCAAAGTCCACTATGTCAATGGGACGCCCGGGGACTCTCTTGGGGATGCAACCATCGACGGCGGCGAGGAAGACGCCGCCGTCGATACGGTCGACTTCAGCGCGCACAAGCAGGGCGTCACGGTGACCTACATAGGGGCGGAAGAGGCGCTGTTCACCGATGGCGTCGATGCCGGACAGTTCACCGGGATCGAGCGTGTCGTGCTGACGGATTTCGCGGACAGCGTTACGGGCGGTGTCGGTGATGACAGCATCGAGGCGGGCGCCGGTAACGACACGCTAGACGGCGGGTCCGGCAACGATACCATTGTCGGCGGCGATGGGAATGACCGTCTTTATGGTGGCGCGGGCAATGACCGCCTTGAGGGTGGCGCCGGCGGTGACTGGTTTTACACTGACGCAGGTGCCGACACGATGCTCGGCGGCACCGGTCGTGATCTCTATTATGCCGAGGACGGCTTTGACGGAGACGTCATCAACTTTGGCGGTCATGAGATCGTCGTCGATAACGGGGACTACAGCGAATACCTGAGTTTTTACGATGTCACCACGTCGGTCGACATTTTCTTTACCTCTGCCACGGGCGGAACGGGAACGAGCGGCGCTGGCGACAGTCTGAGCTTCTCCAATGTCGACGGGTTCGAAGGGGCCTGGAGTGTCGGCGGCACTTTCGATGCGCAACTGGCCGGGTTCGGCGTTACCTTCTTCGACTATGGCGGTGTGACCTCCGTGGTCGGGTCCGGATATGGTGACCTGCTTGTCGCTTATGGGGCCGATCCGCTGGGCATTACCGACCGCCATTATGACGGTGGCGCGGGAAACGACACGATCGACACAGGCGATGGCAACGATACGATCCTGGGCGGTGATGGGAACGACAATATCTTTGCGCGCGATGGCAACGACAGCATCGACGGCGGCAGCGGGAACGACACGATCTTTGGCGGTCTGGGTGGCGACACCATCGCGGGGGGCGATGGAGACGATTATATCGACGGCGGTGATGGCGACGACTTCCTGACCACCGGTCTTGGGCAGGATACGCTGATCGGCGGCGCGGGCAACGACACGCTGATGAACTCGGCGGGCGATGACAGCCTTGTGGGGGGCGCGGGTGACGACAGCATCGTGGCCACCCTGGGCAACGATACGCTTGAGGGCGGCGACGGCAACGATACGCTGGACGGTGGCGCCGACAACGACAGCCTTTCGGGTGGCGCGGGCGACGACGTGCTCGAAGGCGGGTCCGGCGACGATTACATGGACGGCGGCGACGATCAGGATAGGTTCATCCTGCGCGACGGTTTTGGCACCGATACGATCATAGGCGGTGAAGGTGGTGTAGATTTCGACACCATCGACCTAAGCGCGCTGACCGTCGCTGTGACGGTCACCTATACCGGCAGCGAGGCTGGCACGATCAGCGATGGCACCAATACCATCACGTTTTCCGAAATCGAACATCTGAACCTGACCGATGGCAGCGACACAGTGGATGCTGTCACGAATTGGGCGGATGCCATCCATGTCGACGGGCGCGGCGGCGACGACAGCATCGAAGGCGGCGTCAGTTTGGTAGCTGGCGATACGCTGATCGGTGGGGCGGGCAACGATACATTGCGTGGTTGGGACGGCGACGACACCCTGATCGGCGGTGATGGAAACGACGTTCTTACGGGGGACCAGGGCTCGGACAGCCTGGAGGGCGGTGCCGGGAACGACCAGCTGAGCAGCTATGGCGGCGCAGCGACCCTGTCGGGTGGCGACGGGTCCGATCTCTTCTCGATATTCGATTCTTCCGTCGCTTTCGGCGGCACCCCGGGAATCGACGGCGTCGTCATCGACGGCGGCGAAGGGGGCAGCGATCAGGATCTGGTGTCGCTTGCATCCTTCGCAACCGGCGCCACGGTCACATTCACCGCTGATGAAGACGGCACAATCGCAGCAGGCGGCGAGACGGCCAGTTTCAGCAACATCGAAGCCTTCTACGGCTCCAACTCGGATGACTTGTTCGATGCGACGGCCACCTACTCTGGGCTCATCGGGGATACGCCAGGCGTCATCATCTACGCGCTGAGCGGCAACGATACCGTAATGGGTGGTCGTGGCGGTGACACGCTGGACGGTGGTGACGGAGCCGATTCCATCGACGGCGGCTACGGCGACGACACCCTTTCCGGGGGGAGCGGCGCAGATACGATCAGTGGCGGCTTGGGTAACGATACCATTGATGGCGGTGCCGGCGATGATGTGTTCACCTACGCCGCCGGAGACGGCGCGGATACGATCACCGATTTCAACAGTGGCAACAGCGGCGCCTTGAATGACGGTGACACGACCAACAACGACTTCATCGACCTGTCGGCGTTTTACGACGACATCTTCGAACTGCGCGCCGACTTTGCCGATGACGGCATCCTGAACCAGTCCAACGCGACGGATCCGGGCGGCGATGCCGTCGACTATTCCAACAATGCCCAGTTCGCGCCTGGCGACGGCCTGACATTTCAGGGCGCGAACCAAAGCAGTTTTGCAACCGACAACACAGGCGTCGTCTGTTTTGCAGCCGGTACTTTGATCCTGACCCCATCGGGCAAAGTGCCGATCGAACGTCTTCGTCCCGGTGATCTTGTGGTGACCATGGATAATGGTCCCAAACCCTTGGTCTGGATCGGTAAGCGGCGCCTCGACGCCCTTGAGCTGAACCGAATGCCCCACCTCAAGCCAGTCGAGATCAAACCCGGGGCCTTTGGCGATCACGGCGCTCTTGTCGTGTCGCCCCAGCATGGGCTGCTGCTACGCCTAGAAAAAGAGCAGGTGATGGTCCGGGCCAAGCATCTGGCTGAATTACAGAGCGGCGCGGTGCGCATAAAGAAGGGGTGCCGAAGCGTAACCTACTACCACCTCTTGTTCGAGCAGCACGAGGTGATCTTTTCCAACGGCTTGCCCAGCGAAAGCTTTTTCCCGGGCACAGAGGCGATCAAGACGCTGGACAGCGGTTCCTATGTCGAGTTGATCACGCTCTTTCCTTCACTCAGCAGCGAGCACGGAAAAGATGGTGTCCTGCGAAACTACGCGCAAACAGCCCGAGGATTCTTGCGGCGTAAAGATATTCCCGCAGAAATCAGCGCGCTGAGACCCCTTTAG